The sequence below is a genomic window from Humulus lupulus chromosome 3, drHumLupu1.1, whole genome shotgun sequence.
ACTAGCATGACAGAGGGGCAATTTCCCTTAATGTATCTTGGTATCCCTCTGCGTCCCACAAAATGGAAAGCAATGGACTGTGATCTAATAATTTCAAAAATCAGACAGAGGCTTCACAGTTGGGCCAGCCACAACCTGTCATATGCTGGGCGTGTGCAACTAATTCAGTCCGCTCTTTTGGGGATTCGAAACTTTTGGATGAGCATTTTTCTGCTTCCTCAAAAAGTTATCAGAGAAATAGATTCCTTGTGCAGAAATTACTTATGGGGTGGTAATGGTTTTAGAAGCAAGTTTCACCTAGCTTCTTGGGATCTAGTTTGTAGACCTAAGTCTTATGGTGGGTTGGGTTTCAAAGAGGGTACCCTGTGGAATAAGATTAATTTGGCAAGGTACATTTGGGCTATCTCTTCAAAACAAGATAGCCTTTGGGTTAAATGGGTGAATTGTGTTTATTTGAAAGGTGGTCTGATTTGGGATTATGAATTACAGCATGATACTAGCTGGTATTGGAAAAAATTAGTTAAAATGAGCAAGAGTTTGAATGAAGCAATTTTGGACACAGCTGTTTCAAAGGGGAAAATCAAATTGGGCACACTGTATTTACACTTCTCCTCTGGTTTCCCCTTTTCTGGTATGAAAACTGTCTGGTGCAGCCTTTCTCAACCTAAGCACCGCTTCATTCTGTGGTTGGCTGCTCATCAGAAGCTCCTTACCAGGGATCACCTGATTCATTGCCATATCCCTGTTAGTTCTCATTGTTGTCCGATTTGTGAGGCTGCCTTGGAGAGTCATGATCACTTGTTCTTTGACTGCTGGTTTTCGAGGAAACTTCATCATTCGATTTCCAGTTGGTTGGGCGCCTTAGTTTGGCCAGAGAGCTACCAGGACTGGTGCTGCTGGCTCAGTGTTCCCAGGAAAGATTGCTTATCTAGGGTGGTTTTAGCAGCCTTGGCTGCTACTGTTTACTTTATATGGATTAACAGGAATAGGTGCTGGCTGGAGAGTAGTTGTTTTGCTGTGGATTATGTTACTGGTCTTATTAGAGACTCTGTAAAAGTTAGAGTGCATAATTTCAGTCATAAATGTAAAAAACTGAATCTTAGGGAGAAAATGATACTTCAACTTTTTCTCTAGTTTGTTGTTAAGGGGGAGTTAATTGCTCATGCCTTTGTTTTTGTACTCGTTGGTTGATCAATGCATATAAcctttcttgatcaaaaaaaaaatacaccagCCCACATCTCAAAACTTATTCATGCGGAGAGTTTTGTGTTTACAAGCAACTCCTTATCACTGTATCAAACCGATGTGGGgcaaagttattattattattttccttaattttgGCTATTTAACCTCAAGGGAGTCCATCCACAGCATCCAAACACAACTGTCAAGGTTGCATGGTTTGCCAATTACATTGCTCAAACTATAGAACAACCTCCACCCACCCCACCATCCAACAGTGCCAAAGCTTGGGTGCTTCTACCTTTCCCGGTCTTGCAGTGAACTGCGAAGGTCTCGCAGTTGTTAGACCAAAGGTCATATTCGCCAAACCCAGCACCATCTTCAAGTATTTGAGTAGCTCGACGCACAACGACATCTGGGTCGTCGCTTTGGTCGACGCTACATGTCCCTTTATTTTTAACTAAGAATTCAAACTGTGACACTCCGTACTCAAAGACTAACAAGTGTCGGAGGTTGCCGAAACACTCTAAGCAGGTTTTCACCACTCCTCCCTGCGGTTTAGGCTTGCATCCACAGATATTGCAGTGTTCCCCAAAAAAAATACTGCTGATGCTGATGCTGCTACTGCTGATGCTGCTACCTCTTTCGGGTCCCATGAAGTGAATTACCCTATAATCCCCCACGTATATTCCTGCATTAATTAATACTCATATATTATAATAACAATATGAATGTTTGTGTATATATTTGAAAATAGAAATTAGAAAAATCactacaattatatatatatatatttatattttattaaaattacgtAACAAGCAGAGGGATTTCAAATTATGGAGGATGAGATTCTCctcaaaaaaaaattgtaactattttattAAGATACTTACCGTGGTGGGAGTACACGTTCAACCTCCTATAACAGTAAATGTGATCTCCCGGTTTCAGAGATGTCCAATCAACATGGTAAGCGTCCGTTTCCGCCTCTCTTTTAATCATTGTCATAAGTGGcattattataaattaaattttCTCTGAATTAAGAGAGAGAAGCTTTGGTAGCCAAAAGACTCATGAACATAGATATATCCACCAAAATAAATAGTTTTCACTGTCCCAATTGCGTATATATTACGTGTTGTGACAAGGTAAAACTTCTTTAGGTTCTTCCAAATATATTCTTATTA
It includes:
- the LOC133821709 gene encoding protein LEAD-SENSITIVE 1-like, yielding MPLMTMIKREAETDAYHVDWTSLKPGDHIYCYRRLNVYSHHGIYVGDYRVIHFMGPERGSSISSSSISISSIFFGEHCNICGCKPKPQGGVVKTCLECFGNLRHLLVFEYGVSQFEFLVKNKGTCSVDQSDDPDVVVRRATQILEDGAGFGEYDLWSNNCETFAVHCKTGKGRSTQALALLDGGVGGGCSIV